A part of Candidatus Electrothrix aestuarii genomic DNA contains:
- a CDS encoding AAA family ATPase, with amino-acid sequence MVANSSKILILGSNIKITNLPVKEVSLLQEGSLPAYGYNPGDNIDLLAGPVSVEKGRLEQCLTWLNSYLAESGLTPQIDSLSYGSEKQVYQTFKRQKTGGKDDRDGWFMVNQLLPSEERLKKSSDFVISEYECSVVGNNTGMVLIDDSGVPPQVCDDMMALNPDMWCIAMGISVAHWQQWAKRLGKRFSLFCRLSDLETTRMEMDSAVTWESIVAMCLRALKASEVGLWDPLNNRFLCHVVVEMFPHAILYVGPDDTFFRYRKGMLPKKSSFKKRGSVPCYDTMVTAMLTMNIFRYNCLDFCRNCFFAFSKQVLVNWKVLNDHGYLFDGQLKLPKLDFGSVCPADWPCSVSECGENRSCRVRGAWRQTQASGCQYDCPCASPEMIRKDPNFVELPSASTEFEKNLTLVSSQCWGEEKKKALRSFFHRRYESHCNLQSDGVRYAGHIDTIISVLQYLKEEVNRGAGFDNLPMFQIGHLRTTDPAEIDPVVTLHQVMDSYVSKESVLRPLCIGIFGPPGSGKSFAVKQVASEIARYHEGNPFDFFEFNLTQFASPEEINSAIDPVRASVARGRVPIAFWDEFDCRYNGDEFGYLRFFLPSMQDGVTYVHGIPYHIGRAIFVFAGGVKASWEGMEDLLSPDNPERLKRARTLKIPDFMSRLRVVLDIDGIEIPAHLLQESATDEDLEELRRILHKRALIISHQMQTHWKKAARKSSGLLLRLLLGEYKFGARSIEAVIEASRAADRLVYGLPELIAPSAARIHANWRVELERRIDHVRKSTGLRAIW; translated from the coding sequence ATGGTCGCCAATAGTTCGAAAATTCTCATCCTGGGTTCCAATATAAAAATAACCAATCTTCCGGTAAAGGAAGTGAGTTTATTGCAGGAGGGCAGTCTGCCTGCCTATGGTTATAATCCGGGGGATAATATTGATCTTCTGGCTGGCCCTGTGAGTGTAGAAAAAGGACGTCTGGAACAATGCCTGACCTGGCTGAATTCCTATCTTGCTGAGTCTGGTCTCACCCCCCAGATTGATTCCCTGTCGTACGGAAGCGAGAAACAGGTCTATCAAACCTTCAAACGGCAGAAGACCGGTGGAAAAGATGATCGTGACGGCTGGTTCATGGTGAACCAGCTGCTCCCGTCTGAGGAACGTCTGAAAAAGTCATCTGACTTTGTGATCAGTGAGTACGAGTGTTCCGTGGTTGGGAATAATACCGGGATGGTCCTGATAGATGATTCCGGTGTTCCTCCGCAGGTCTGTGACGATATGATGGCCTTAAATCCTGATATGTGGTGTATTGCGATGGGGATTTCTGTTGCCCACTGGCAGCAATGGGCCAAACGGCTTGGAAAGCGTTTCTCCCTGTTCTGTCGCCTTTCAGATCTGGAAACCACCCGGATGGAGATGGACTCAGCTGTTACCTGGGAAAGCATTGTGGCGATGTGCCTGCGGGCCCTGAAAGCAAGCGAGGTTGGGCTCTGGGATCCGCTGAACAATCGCTTCCTCTGCCATGTTGTTGTTGAGATGTTTCCGCATGCCATTCTCTATGTCGGCCCGGATGACACGTTTTTTCGCTATCGCAAAGGCATGTTGCCGAAAAAGAGCTCGTTTAAAAAACGCGGCTCTGTTCCCTGTTACGATACGATGGTCACGGCCATGCTGACCATGAACATCTTTCGCTATAACTGTCTTGATTTCTGCCGCAATTGTTTTTTTGCTTTTTCAAAGCAGGTCTTGGTGAACTGGAAGGTGCTGAATGATCATGGATATCTTTTTGACGGACAACTGAAGTTGCCCAAGCTGGATTTCGGCTCGGTTTGTCCGGCAGATTGGCCCTGCTCGGTCAGTGAATGCGGTGAGAATCGCTCTTGCCGCGTACGGGGGGCATGGCGGCAAACCCAGGCTTCCGGGTGTCAATATGATTGTCCCTGCGCTTCTCCGGAGATGATCAGGAAGGACCCAAATTTTGTTGAATTACCCAGTGCATCTACCGAATTTGAAAAAAATCTGACCTTGGTATCCAGTCAATGCTGGGGGGAGGAAAAGAAGAAGGCACTGCGCTCCTTTTTTCATCGGAGGTATGAATCCCATTGTAACCTGCAAAGCGACGGGGTTCGCTATGCAGGCCATATTGACACCATCATTTCCGTGCTACAGTACCTAAAAGAAGAGGTCAATCGAGGTGCCGGTTTTGATAATCTGCCGATGTTTCAAATAGGTCACCTGCGGACCACGGACCCGGCGGAAATTGATCCGGTTGTCACCTTGCATCAGGTTATGGATTCCTATGTATCCAAGGAGTCGGTTCTTCGGCCCCTTTGTATAGGAATATTCGGACCTCCCGGCTCAGGGAAATCCTTTGCTGTTAAGCAGGTTGCCAGTGAGATAGCCCGTTATCACGAAGGGAATCCCTTCGATTTCTTTGAGTTTAATTTGACTCAATTTGCCAGCCCGGAGGAAATTAACTCGGCAATTGATCCGGTCAGGGCTTCTGTGGCCCGAGGCCGGGTGCCTATCGCCTTCTGGGATGAATTTGACTGCAGGTATAATGGAGATGAATTCGGCTACCTGCGCTTTTTTCTGCCCTCAATGCAGGACGGCGTGACCTATGTTCACGGTATTCCTTACCATATAGGGCGGGCTATCTTTGTCTTTGCAGGCGGTGTGAAGGCAAGCTGGGAAGGGATGGAGGATCTACTCTCCCCGGACAATCCTGAACGATTGAAAAGGGCTAGAACATTAAAAATACCTGATTTTATGAGCCGTCTTCGGGTGGTTCTGGATATTGATGGAATTGAGATCCCTGCCCATCTCTTGCAGGAATCAGCCACTGACGAGGATTTGGAAGAACTGCGCAGGATACTCCATAAACGTGCTCTGATTATCTCTCATCAGATGCAGACCCATTGGAAAAAGGCTGCGCGGAAAAGTTCTGGGCTCCTGCTCCGTCTCCTTCTGGGTGAGTATAAATTCGGTGCCCGATCCATAGAGGCGGTGATTGAGGCCAGTCGGGCAGCTGATCGTCTGGTTTATGGCCTGCCGGAGCTGATCGCTCCGTCTGCGGCCCGTATCCATGCCAATTGGCGAGTGGAGCTGGAGCGTCGGATTGATCATGTTCGTAAGTCTACAGGGTTACGTGCTATTTGGTGA
- a CDS encoding DUF697 domain-containing protein, protein MIGLENIEVEADTDEAQILEDEELKKEDEEKNAQAQQRILYYTYGGMAMGFVPFPLLDLAALSALQLKMLHRLSEIYGVDFYGKMGRSASSSLVGGLFPVASAAPVAASLTKFIPGIGHFLSYGTLVVLNGASTYAVGKVFARHFASGGTFLNFDPDAVRDYFAEQYEKGKEVVAVLKKKGKPSKEL, encoded by the coding sequence ATGATAGGCCTTGAGAACATTGAAGTCGAAGCGGATACGGATGAGGCACAGATACTTGAAGATGAGGAGCTGAAAAAGGAGGATGAAGAGAAAAATGCCCAGGCACAGCAGCGTATTCTCTATTATACCTATGGCGGTATGGCTATGGGCTTTGTTCCTTTTCCCCTGCTGGATCTGGCCGCATTAAGTGCCTTGCAGTTGAAAATGTTGCATAGACTCTCTGAAATTTATGGGGTAGATTTCTATGGAAAAATGGGGCGCTCCGCAAGCAGTAGCCTTGTTGGTGGCCTTTTTCCTGTGGCCTCTGCTGCACCGGTGGCAGCCAGTTTGACCAAATTTATTCCGGGGATCGGCCATTTTCTCTCCTACGGGACCCTGGTGGTTCTCAACGGCGCTTCAACCTATGCAGTAGGGAAAGTTTTTGCCCGCCATTTTGCTTCCGGCGGTACCTTCCTGAATTTTGATCCTGACGCTGTGCGTGATTATTTTGCTGAACAGTATGAAAAGGGCAAAGAGGTTGTTGCTGTTTTGAAAAAGAAAGGAAAACCAAGCAAAGAATTGTGA
- a CDS encoding ABC transporter substrate-binding protein, protein MKLKKAAGVLLGILLLISGCQSERQTVKQVTEKEDASTIHLGVAWVRGDGLFIEGAELAVEEANASGGVLQKKIKLIISEEEADTSATLNHTSSLMVGENVKEYSRETARYFIRHPRPITAVIGHRYSFMALSAAGLYQQSRMLFLAPTATNDLLTSMDFDYVFRMVPKNSVLGRQLAMYAAARGIKRVAIFNERSEDALELGAALKQSLAGQGVQTVVEYSFFSGMSGREFTSYAMEFKRHHKKDPVDAVFLLVGGDMARSIIREFYKRGVGDTVFLTGEGVDEHGFWQTMQELQEEIKEPIYVGVPTLFQDNSEYTRFFREKFSQVYETPPDSLAALGYDSVNILLAAVEQAGAAAPDKVVDELRYLRACQGLTRKIAFQDTGDIEYKPYLIKWMTATGFEYRDVKDQVIAPDTYTSALPGCVNIDRDKDGIVDKRDICPDNSKEELVQGVFLKGEKRGCPLDTDKDGLPDYLDACPHNTEEELTQGVDAQGCPVDLDQDKVLDFRDECLQSTPEALSKGVDAQGCPADTDQDGVGDYVDLCPNSAPQEIKEGVDLTGCPVDEDKDGVPNYWDACPKSTEEELRFGVERDGCPQDTDNDQHPDFQDHCREDSPADLALGTDEQGCPKDSDQDGVYDVYDACPDTAPGTWVNEHGCTLLTLFSDSSFASGKATLSAEAEQKLQDFAGKLVLELIERIIITAHADSQGADDFNLRLSEERAESVARFLEQEGIPAGIIYTQGAGESQPIADNATEEGRRKNRRVELNVLLKAKKH, encoded by the coding sequence ATGAAATTGAAAAAAGCCGCTGGGGTCTTGCTCGGCATACTTCTTCTTATATCCGGCTGTCAGAGCGAGCGGCAGACTGTTAAGCAGGTTACGGAAAAAGAAGATGCAAGTACGATTCATCTCGGTGTGGCTTGGGTGCGGGGGGATGGGTTGTTCATTGAGGGTGCGGAACTGGCAGTGGAAGAGGCCAATGCCTCGGGCGGTGTCTTGCAGAAAAAGATCAAGCTCATCATCAGTGAGGAGGAAGCCGATACATCTGCTACTCTGAATCATACCTCTAGCTTGATGGTCGGTGAAAATGTCAAAGAATACTCAAGAGAAACAGCTCGCTATTTTATTCGTCACCCCCGACCTATTACAGCGGTTATAGGCCATCGATATTCCTTTATGGCGCTTTCTGCGGCTGGCCTTTACCAACAGAGCAGGATGCTTTTTCTTGCCCCGACAGCCACCAATGACCTCTTGACCAGCATGGATTTTGACTATGTTTTTCGCATGGTCCCGAAGAACAGTGTCTTAGGTCGGCAACTGGCTATGTATGCAGCAGCCCGTGGAATCAAACGGGTGGCGATTTTTAATGAACGAAGTGAGGACGCCCTGGAACTGGGCGCGGCCCTGAAACAATCTCTGGCAGGGCAGGGCGTGCAGACTGTGGTGGAATATTCCTTTTTCAGCGGAATGTCTGGGCGGGAATTCACCTCCTATGCGATGGAGTTTAAGCGCCACCATAAAAAAGATCCTGTGGATGCGGTGTTTCTGTTGGTTGGCGGCGATATGGCTCGCAGTATTATCCGGGAATTTTATAAGCGGGGGGTAGGTGATACGGTTTTTCTCACCGGAGAAGGTGTTGATGAACACGGCTTTTGGCAGACCATGCAGGAGCTCCAGGAAGAAATAAAAGAACCAATTTATGTCGGCGTGCCCACCCTGTTTCAGGATAATAGTGAATATACCCGTTTCTTTCGGGAAAAATTTTCCCAAGTTTATGAAACTCCTCCAGATAGTTTGGCTGCTCTGGGCTATGATTCTGTGAATATTTTATTGGCCGCAGTGGAGCAGGCTGGAGCAGCCGCACCGGATAAGGTGGTGGATGAACTCCGTTACTTGCGGGCCTGCCAAGGCCTGACCCGTAAAATCGCCTTTCAGGATACTGGGGATATTGAGTACAAACCCTACCTGATCAAATGGATGACGGCGACCGGCTTTGAGTATCGTGATGTAAAGGATCAGGTTATTGCGCCTGATACCTATACCAGCGCCTTGCCCGGCTGTGTGAATATTGATCGGGATAAAGACGGTATCGTTGATAAGCGTGATATCTGCCCTGATAATAGCAAGGAGGAATTGGTGCAGGGGGTTTTTCTCAAAGGAGAAAAGAGAGGTTGTCCTCTGGATACAGATAAGGACGGATTACCCGATTACCTGGATGCATGTCCTCATAATACAGAGGAAGAGCTGACCCAAGGCGTAGATGCCCAGGGCTGCCCAGTGGATCTGGATCAGGATAAGGTGTTGGATTTTAGAGATGAGTGCTTGCAGAGTACCCCGGAGGCGCTGAGTAAAGGGGTAGATGCTCAAGGGTGTCCTGCGGATACGGACCAGGACGGCGTGGGGGATTATGTTGATCTTTGTCCGAACAGTGCTCCGCAGGAAATCAAGGAGGGAGTCGATCTGACCGGCTGCCCTGTTGATGAGGACAAAGACGGGGTACCCAATTACTGGGATGCTTGCCCGAAGAGTACAGAGGAAGAACTACGTTTCGGTGTGGAACGAGACGGCTGCCCGCAGGATACGGATAATGACCAGCACCCTGACTTTCAGGATCATTGTCGGGAAGATTCGCCAGCAGACTTGGCCTTAGGAACAGATGAGCAGGGCTGTCCCAAGGACAGCGATCAGGATGGGGTCTATGATGTGTATGATGCCTGTCCAGACACTGCACCGGGAACCTGGGTGAACGAACATGGGTGTACCTTGCTGACTTTGTTTTCAGATAGCAGTTTTGCGAGCGGCAAAGCAACCTTATCTGCTGAGGCTGAGCAGAAATTGCAGGACTTTGCCGGGAAATTGGTCCTGGAACTTATCGAGCGCATTATCATTACCGCCCATGCGGACAGTCAGGGGGCAGATGATTTTAACCTCCGTCTATCGGAGGAGCGCGCCGAGTCGGTGGCTCGTTTTTTAGAGCAGGAGGGCATTCCGGCAGGAATTATTTACACCCAAGGAGCTGGAGAAAGCCAACCTATTGCTGATAATGCAACAGAAGAGGGACGCAGAAAAAATCGTCGGGTAGAGCTGAATGTGCTCCTGAAGGCAAAAAAACACTGA
- the ppk1 gene encoding polyphosphate kinase 1 encodes MNTESEVEAVESREKKSSAQGGSKGRPEFDLTSPEWYLNRELTWLEFNRRVLHEGQDERTPLLERIMFLAIMGGNLDEFFMKRIGGLKQQVGAGVRKLTVDGRTPGEQIGECHEVVRSILTQKERLEQELFSTLSEKGIRIVGYQELDKEQQQEVDNYFLENIYPLLTPQGMDPAHPFPFISNLSINLLVVTRYEHDAHPFLNRIKVPTGVGIPRFIRVGGGHLYIRFEDLIANNLAVVFPGLVVESCSFFRVTRNAITEQDGANANDLLAVIETALRNRKFAEIVRLEVDAKMSAAHRGMLAAELGIDEDKDVFTVEGIIGKRDLFEIAAIDLPEFHYPLHQPLDHFRLSGDSPNIFHLIREKGSLLFQHPYESFDSTVQRFLREASRDPKVLAIKMTLYRTSAGSRIIPYLLDAAQNGKQVAVVVELMARFDESANIRWAENLEEAGVHVTYGVVGLKTHSKVIFVVRRDFDGLRRYAHIGTGNYHAGTARIYSDLGLLTSDRVIAKDLTELFNYLTTGYAPERNYRKLLPSPRVLKKALLEKIEREIANHSNKNPGRIQFKTNALEDKDITAALYKASMAGVQVDLLIRDTCRLRPGVPGLSENVRVISIVGRFLEHSRIYYFYNNGEEEYFIGSADIMKRNLEDRVEVITPVEQEELRKVLREVLDVQLSDQRSAWEMQSDGRYIQRTSTGENEKGSHEILIEKAEKRLSDAQALFRLEQGRMMKRKKGQRKK; translated from the coding sequence ATGAATACAGAAAGTGAGGTTGAGGCTGTGGAATCCAGAGAGAAAAAATCCAGTGCGCAGGGCGGGAGCAAAGGTAGGCCAGAGTTTGATTTGACCTCCCCGGAATGGTACCTGAATCGGGAGCTGACCTGGCTGGAGTTTAATCGTCGGGTTCTGCATGAGGGGCAGGACGAACGCACCCCGCTTCTGGAACGGATCATGTTCCTGGCTATTATGGGCGGGAATCTTGACGAGTTCTTCATGAAGCGAATCGGTGGCCTCAAACAGCAGGTCGGGGCCGGGGTGCGCAAGCTTACTGTGGATGGTCGTACTCCGGGCGAGCAGATCGGCGAATGTCATGAGGTGGTCCGTAGTATCCTGACGCAGAAGGAGCGGCTGGAACAGGAACTCTTCTCTACGCTGAGTGAAAAGGGTATCAGGATTGTTGGTTACCAGGAGCTAGATAAAGAGCAGCAACAGGAAGTAGATAATTATTTCCTCGAAAATATCTATCCGCTGCTGACGCCCCAGGGCATGGATCCGGCCCATCCCTTCCCCTTTATCTCCAATCTATCCATCAACCTGCTGGTAGTGACCAGGTACGAGCATGACGCCCATCCTTTCCTGAATCGTATCAAGGTACCTACCGGGGTGGGGATTCCTCGTTTTATTCGGGTCGGGGGAGGGCATCTCTATATCCGTTTTGAGGATCTTATAGCCAATAATCTGGCCGTAGTTTTCCCAGGTTTGGTTGTGGAATCATGCAGCTTTTTCCGGGTCACCCGCAATGCTATTACTGAGCAGGACGGTGCTAATGCCAATGATCTGTTGGCCGTGATTGAGACGGCGTTGCGTAATCGGAAATTCGCCGAGATTGTTCGTTTGGAAGTGGATGCCAAGATGTCAGCAGCTCATCGGGGCATGTTGGCTGCGGAATTGGGGATTGACGAGGACAAGGATGTGTTCACCGTGGAAGGCATCATCGGTAAGCGGGATCTTTTTGAGATTGCTGCTATTGATCTCCCGGAATTTCATTATCCCCTGCACCAGCCCCTTGATCATTTCCGGTTGTCTGGAGATTCTCCCAATATTTTTCATCTGATCCGGGAAAAAGGTTCGCTTCTGTTTCAGCACCCCTATGAGTCCTTTGATAGCACGGTGCAGCGTTTTCTGCGCGAGGCCAGCCGTGACCCCAAGGTCCTGGCTATCAAGATGACCCTGTACCGCACCTCGGCAGGCTCCCGGATTATTCCCTATCTGCTGGATGCGGCCCAGAACGGTAAGCAGGTGGCGGTGGTGGTGGAGCTTATGGCCCGTTTTGATGAGTCCGCCAATATCCGCTGGGCCGAAAATCTGGAAGAGGCCGGAGTCCATGTCACCTATGGTGTTGTTGGTTTGAAGACCCATTCCAAGGTCATTTTTGTGGTGCGGAGGGATTTTGATGGTCTGCGCCGCTATGCCCATATCGGGACTGGGAATTATCATGCAGGCACGGCCAGGATTTACTCCGATTTGGGCCTGCTCACCAGTGACCGGGTGATAGCCAAGGACCTCACCGAATTATTTAATTATCTGACCACCGGTTACGCGCCGGAAAGAAATTACCGCAAGCTCTTGCCCTCGCCCAGGGTGCTGAAAAAGGCCCTGCTGGAAAAAATTGAGCGGGAGATTGCCAATCACAGCAATAAAAATCCTGGCAGAATCCAGTTTAAGACCAATGCGCTGGAAGATAAGGACATCACAGCGGCCCTGTACAAGGCCTCTATGGCCGGGGTGCAGGTGGATTTGCTGATTCGGGATACCTGTCGGCTCCGGCCCGGCGTTCCCGGTTTGTCGGAAAATGTTCGGGTTATTTCTATTGTAGGTCGCTTCCTGGAGCACAGCCGTATTTATTATTTCTATAATAACGGTGAGGAAGAGTATTTTATCGGCTCCGCTGATATCATGAAGCGTAACCTGGAGGACCGGGTGGAGGTCATCACCCCGGTGGAGCAGGAAGAACTGCGTAAGGTCTTGCGGGAGGTCCTTGATGTTCAGTTGTCAGATCAGCGCAGTGCCTGGGAAATGCAGTCCGATGGTCGTTATATTCAACGGACCAGCACCGGGGAGAATGAAAAAGGGAGCCATGAAATTTTGATCGAGAAGGCAGAAAAGCGTCTGTCTGATGCCCAGGCCCTGTTTAGGTTAGAGCAGGGCAGGATGATGAAGCGGAAAAAAGGGCAGAGGAAGAAGTGA
- a CDS encoding GNAT family N-acetyltransferase produces MDYKQYTIRTMTRDEVDLAVEWAAQEGWNPGLHDAGCYFAADPNGFLLGLLDGEPIATISAVSYSASFGFLGFYIVKPEHRGKGYGLRLWNVALEYLERRNIGLDGVIAQQENYKKSGFKLAYRNIRYQGIGGGSDPQDANIVPLSTLPFDMVKQYDRPFFPNDRPQFTQAWINQPGCHALGIMHGGNLAGYGVIRPCRTGYKIGPLFANSPELAESLFLALKSKAAATETIFLDTPEVNPAAVVLAERHDMKVSFETARMYTGEFPGLPFDRLFGVTSFEIG; encoded by the coding sequence ATGGATTACAAACAATACACCATCAGAACGATGACCCGAGACGAGGTGGACCTCGCTGTTGAATGGGCAGCCCAAGAGGGCTGGAATCCTGGGCTGCACGATGCAGGCTGCTATTTTGCAGCTGACCCGAATGGTTTTCTGCTTGGCCTGCTTGACGGGGAGCCCATTGCCACTATCTCTGCTGTCAGCTACTCGGCCTCCTTTGGTTTTCTTGGCTTCTACATCGTGAAACCGGAGCACCGAGGCAAGGGCTATGGCCTGCGCCTCTGGAACGTAGCCTTGGAATATCTCGAAAGACGAAACATCGGTCTTGATGGGGTTATTGCTCAGCAGGAAAACTACAAAAAGTCTGGATTCAAACTGGCCTATCGCAACATCCGCTACCAAGGCATAGGTGGAGGAAGCGACCCGCAGGATGCGAACATCGTCCCCCTCTCCACCCTGCCCTTTGACATGGTGAAGCAATATGATCGCCCCTTTTTCCCGAATGACCGACCCCAGTTCACCCAGGCCTGGATCAACCAACCAGGATGCCATGCCCTGGGGATCATGCATGGAGGAAATCTTGCAGGCTATGGCGTTATCCGGCCATGCCGCACGGGCTATAAAATAGGGCCTCTTTTCGCGAACTCCCCTGAGCTGGCAGAATCACTCTTTCTTGCCCTCAAATCCAAAGCTGCGGCAACAGAGACGATCTTTCTCGATACGCCCGAGGTCAATCCAGCGGCGGTGGTTCTGGCTGAGCGCCATGACATGAAAGTCTCCTTTGAAACAGCCAGGATGTACACAGGGGAATTTCCAGGGTTACCCTTTGATCGACTTTTCGGGGTGACTTCTTTTGAGATTGGGTAA